From Triticum aestivum cultivar Chinese Spring chromosome 4A, IWGSC CS RefSeq v2.1, whole genome shotgun sequence, a single genomic window includes:
- the LOC123085636 gene encoding putative zinc finger CCCH domain-containing protein 21 isoform X1 yields MEGELGYLSPAASSCVSSEGFGSSPREKLLDSTPSSHVSDGRSKGGLLRSPTWGPSPTGTQLHPPSSCVSEGRYVSPLRMSAEQASEVREAERLLRAIADRYDDCFLRLRDATAEVADLRLERLRLRAENTHLSLLLEELEADQGKRAIAPAPTPPPKPTEEVAARGGAPKSISIRSKCYLSQAKQPRGEAEAQRLRVRPPPAIEQAGEDEANGDGEVVELEAYRQGTQKTELCNKWEGGACSYGGRCRFAHGLQEMRPVIRHPRYKTLPCQMFSAASGCPYGHRCHFRHSPAPTAQSY; encoded by the exons ATGGAGGGGGAGCTCGGGTACCTGTCGCCTGCGGCGTCGTCCTGCGTCTCCTCCGAGGGCTTCGGCTCGTCGCCGCGGGAGAAGCTGCTCGACTCCACTCCCTCGTCGCACGTATCCGACGGCCGCAGCAAGGGAGGCCTGCTCCGTTCGCCCACATGGGGGCCATCACCGACGGGGACGCAGCTCCACCCGCCCTCATCGTGCGTCTCCGAGGGCCGCTACGTCTCTCCGCTCCGCATGTCGGCGGAGCAAGCGAGCGAGGTGCGGGAGGCGGAGAGGCTCCTCCGCGCGATCGCCGACCGCTACGACGACTGCTTCCTGCGCCTGCGCGACGCCACGGCCGAGGTCGCTGACCTCCGCCTCGAGCGCCTCCGCCTCAGAGCGGAGAACACGCACCTGTCTCTCCTCCTCGAGGAGCTCGAGGCCGATCAGGGGAAGCGGGCGATCGCGCCGGCTCCGACACCACCGCCGAAGCCGACGGAGGAGGTAGCAGCACGCGGGGGCGCGCCGAAGAGCATCTCCATCCGTTCCAAGTGCTACCTCTCGCAGGCGAAGCAGCCGCGGGGCGAGGCAGAGGCGCAGCGCCTCCGTGTTCGTCCGCCTCCTGCGATCGAG CAGGCAGGGGAGGACGAGGCGAATGGGGATGGAGAAGTGGTGGAGCTGGAGGCGTACAGGCAGGGCACCCAGAAGACGGAGCTGTGCAACAAGTGGGAGGGCGGCGCCTGCTCCTACGGCGGCCGGTGCCGGTTCGCGCACGGCCTGCAGGAGATGCGCCCCGTCATCCGCCACCCGCGCTACAAGACCCTCCCCTGCCAGATGTTCTCTGCCGCCTCTGGCTGCCCCTACGGCCACCGCTGCCACTTCCGTCACTCGCCAGCGCCCACCGCCCAGTCCTACTAG
- the LOC123085636 gene encoding putative zinc finger CCCH domain-containing protein 21 isoform X2, whose protein sequence is MEGELGYLSPAASSCVSSEGFGSSPREKLLDSTPSSHVSDGRSKGGLLRSPTWGPSPTGTQLHPPSSCVSEGRYVSPLRMSAEQASEVREAERLLRAIADRYDDCFLRLRDATAEVADLRLERLRLRAENTHLSLLLEELEADQGKRAIAPAPTPPPKPTEEVAARGGAPKSISIRSKCYLSQAKQPRGEAEAQRLRVRPPPAIEAGEDEANGDGEVVELEAYRQGTQKTELCNKWEGGACSYGGRCRFAHGLQEMRPVIRHPRYKTLPCQMFSAASGCPYGHRCHFRHSPAPTAQSY, encoded by the exons ATGGAGGGGGAGCTCGGGTACCTGTCGCCTGCGGCGTCGTCCTGCGTCTCCTCCGAGGGCTTCGGCTCGTCGCCGCGGGAGAAGCTGCTCGACTCCACTCCCTCGTCGCACGTATCCGACGGCCGCAGCAAGGGAGGCCTGCTCCGTTCGCCCACATGGGGGCCATCACCGACGGGGACGCAGCTCCACCCGCCCTCATCGTGCGTCTCCGAGGGCCGCTACGTCTCTCCGCTCCGCATGTCGGCGGAGCAAGCGAGCGAGGTGCGGGAGGCGGAGAGGCTCCTCCGCGCGATCGCCGACCGCTACGACGACTGCTTCCTGCGCCTGCGCGACGCCACGGCCGAGGTCGCTGACCTCCGCCTCGAGCGCCTCCGCCTCAGAGCGGAGAACACGCACCTGTCTCTCCTCCTCGAGGAGCTCGAGGCCGATCAGGGGAAGCGGGCGATCGCGCCGGCTCCGACACCACCGCCGAAGCCGACGGAGGAGGTAGCAGCACGCGGGGGCGCGCCGAAGAGCATCTCCATCCGTTCCAAGTGCTACCTCTCGCAGGCGAAGCAGCCGCGGGGCGAGGCAGAGGCGCAGCGCCTCCGTGTTCGTCCGCCTCCTGCGATCGAG GCAGGGGAGGACGAGGCGAATGGGGATGGAGAAGTGGTGGAGCTGGAGGCGTACAGGCAGGGCACCCAGAAGACGGAGCTGTGCAACAAGTGGGAGGGCGGCGCCTGCTCCTACGGCGGCCGGTGCCGGTTCGCGCACGGCCTGCAGGAGATGCGCCCCGTCATCCGCCACCCGCGCTACAAGACCCTCCCCTGCCAGATGTTCTCTGCCGCCTCTGGCTGCCCCTACGGCCACCGCTGCCACTTCCGTCACTCGCCAGCGCCCACCGCCCAGTCCTACTAG